A section of the Lepidochelys kempii isolate rLepKem1 chromosome 4, rLepKem1.hap2, whole genome shotgun sequence genome encodes:
- the LOC140910061 gene encoding uncharacterized protein yields the protein MQSSSAQVTMMESQNRKRAPAWTEREVRDLIAVWGEESVLSELRSSFRNAKTFVKISQGMKDRGHNRDPKQCRVKLKELRQAYQKTREANSRSGSEPQTCRFYDELHAILGGSATTTPAVLFDSFNGDGGNTEAGFGDEEDDDEEEVVDSSQQASGETGFPDSQELFLTLDLEPVPPEPTQGCLLDPAGGEGTSAACVSMITGSSPSQRLVKLRKKKKRTRDEMFSELMLSSHTDRAQTNAWRQIMSECRKAQNDREERWRAEESKWRAEESKWRAEDRAEAQMWRQRDERRQDSMLRLLQDQTRMLQCMVELQQRQLEHRLPLLPLCNQPPSSPSSIASTPRRPRTRWGGLRPTSHSTTEDCPKKRRLSFNKF from the exons atgcagagctcatcagcacaggtgaccatgatggagtcccagaatcgcaaaagagctccagcatggaccgaacgggaggtacgggatctgatcgctgtttggggagaggaatccgtgctatcagaactccgttccagttttcgaaatgccaaaacctttgtgaaaatctcccagggcatgaaggacagaggccataacagggacccgaagcagtgccgcgtgaaactgaaggagctgaggcaagcctaccagaaaaccagagaggcgaacagccgctctgggtcagagccccaaacatgccgcttctatgatgagctgcatgccattttagggggttcagccaccactaccccagccgtgttgtttgactccttcaatggagatggaggcaatacggaagcaggttttggggacgaagaagatgatgatgaggaggaggttgtagatagctcacagcaagcaagcggagaaaccggttttcccgacagccaggaactgtttctcaccctagacctggagccagtaccccccgaacccacccaaggctgcctcctggacccagcaggcggagaagggacctctg ctgcatgtgtttcaatgatcacaggatcttctccttcccagaggctagtgaagcttagaaagaaaaaaaaacgcactcgcgatgaaatgttctccgagctcatgctgtcctcccacactgacagagcacagacgaatgcgtggaggcaaataatgtcagagtgcaggaaagcacaaaatgaccgggaggagaggtggcgggctgaagagagtaagtggcgggctgaagagagtaagtggcgggctgaagacagggctgaagctcaaatgtggcggcagcgtgatgagaggaggcaggattcaatgctgaggctgctgcaggaccaaaccagaatgctccagtgtatggttgagctgcagcaaaggcagctggagcacagactgccactgctgcccctctgtaaccaaccgccctcctccccaagttccatagcctccacacccagacgcccaagaacgcggtgggggggcctccggccaaccagccactccacaacagaggattgcccaaaaaaaagaaggctgtcattcaataaattttaa